The Papaver somniferum cultivar HN1 chromosome 6, ASM357369v1, whole genome shotgun sequence genome segment tgatcatgcagcccttaggtacctactaaagaagaaagaagctaggccaagacttatacggtggattctactattgcaagaatttgattatgaaataaaggCTAAAAGAGGTATTAAAAATACTGTTGCTGAtcaccttagtagacttgttgtttccgaagaagaacttcccttacaagatcgttttccagacgaacaacttttctcaactgaagattcaacaccttggtaagcggatatagtgaactacttggtgacaagacaagtacctagtacaatttctaattttcaaaaacctaagcttaagaaaatatccaagcagtatgtgtgggatgagccatacctgtggaaatacggttctgatcaaatcatccgcaggtgcgtacctaattctgactttcaatctattcttaatttttgtcatacttatgcatgtggtggtcactttggttctaaacgtaccgctttcaaagtacttgaaagtggcttttattggcctaccctattcgaggatgcatatattttttgcaaatgtTGTGATAGAtatcaaagaacgggcaatccaGGTGCTCGAAATCGAGtgtcactcacaccaattcttgctgTTGAAGTAtatgatgtgtggggaattgattttatgggtccttttgtcaattctaatggaaaattttatatacttcttgctgtggattatgtttctaaatgggtggaagctaaagccacccctactaatgattctcaagttgtttgtgagtttgtgaaggaatatattttttctagacatggtacagcaagagtggttatcagtgacggaggctcacattttcagaaatccttccatgctttaCTCAAGAAGTataacataacacacaaggttggtacaccgtatcacccacaaactagtgggctaGCCGAGATCtcgaaccgtgagattaaatccattcttgagaaaaccgtgaaaactacacggaaagattggatTTATacgcttaatgatgcactttgggcatatagaacgACGTACAAAACactgattggtatgtctccatatctgttggtttatggcaaagcttgtcatcttccggttgaaattGAACagaaggcttattgggcgataaatatttgcaacatggattatgacaatgcagggaaaaaaaggaagttacaactcaatgagctagaggagatacgtaatgatgcttacgagagttctcgtatttacaaggaaaagatgaaacttttccatgacaagatgatttctcgaaagaattttgttgtggggcaaaaagtttttttattttattctcgtcttaaacttttcctggtaagctaaggtatAGATGGATTGGAttgtatgttgttactaatgtttattctcatggcacagttgaaatttctagtcttagagattgaacaaatttaaaggtgaacggacatagattgaagccatattatgaaagcattgcttatgtggatatggatgtgcaagaatttcatgattatctccctctggaggagtaattgacgaaatgccaagtcgggctgatgacattaatttttttactcggtcaaataaaattaaaaaagcgAAAAATTGTACAGGGACTAGGCCTTCCTAATGACTAGCCGTGAGGCCACTCACTGGAAAACCTATTTGAAGCGATAATAAACCCTTCCAGGCCATTCCACAGATGGAATAAAACCtagcctaccctcataaaactcaaaaatatcctcAACCAGCAAACAAGCTTGCTTGGCCGAGGCATCAGCTGAGAAATTAACCTCCCTATAGCTATGAATATAACGAACATTGTTGTAGTAAGACTTCGCAATTTTCCATTTCTGTACCAGCTGCCAAGGCAGCTCACCCTTTTGAAAAGCTTTTCTGGAACTCTTCGAATCATAACGAATGCAAATACTCCGCATATTACATCTCTTAGCCACAATCGCACCATAAATAATCGCACATACTTCCGCATAGAAATTGGTTTGCCAACCAAGGCCAACACAAAGAACACCAAGCACCTCCGAACTTGCATCACGGAAAACAACACCTGAACCAGCTTGGCCTGGGTTTCCGaaagatgcaccatcacaacagatcataattTCATCTTAATTAGGAGGAGTCCAACTAATCTCAATTAGGGTAGACATTTTGCATGATCTATGCCGCACCTTGAAATAATTCAAAATGCATAACTCCTCTAAAGTATTATACATATGGCCCTTAATTCTAAGTgaattatcacgaattacctgataaaCTCTCCCTTTAAAACCAAGCCATTGAACTGCCATATTATCAAAATAAAACTTATTGCGTAACTTCCATAACTCTGTGACAATTGCAAGATTTGAAACTAACCACATGTCCTTTATCATTCTGCTTCGACCCTTAGCAGCCTTATACGAGTCCACCAGGTCTTCACTTGGTTGCAGCTTGAAAATTCCAGCCACCCAAGCCCAAATCCTCCTAGCAACTCTGCAATGCCAAGTGATGTGGTTAAGAGTTTCGCAACTTTTCCAGCATAAGAGGCACATAGTAGGCATGCTCCTACATGTCTATTTAATAATATTGTCTTCACTAGCACAACATTGCTTGGCCCAAATCTTCCAGTATTTCACACTCAAGGTAGGGTGCACAACCTGTCTAGTAAACAGATTTGCACAAGGCACAACTTCTTAGTTTTCTTAAACGGGAtactatcccttttgtttttagtttttttagttttgtgtgtcatatcttgcattcacatcttagattttacaagtcctatatctataatgaaagttttgacgaattctcgtcactgcgcacttgttacgaaaatagctcttgagacttcatacggagtccgatttgagtggttcacctaaacttttaaagaggacaggttcacctttcttttaaaaaaagaaaatcttaatttggagcgataggcctggacatttgagtttcggaatttttctataactttttcagattgcatgacaGTCAGTCCGgtggccataaaagtcagaccatttattGAAACACTGTGCCATTTTGAAaccttatagaaaagacgtaggaaaacaactttcgtttaggatgtttttcttAGTTCCCTACCTATTAGTAAAGTTTTCGATGttttcagggttgttatgtcataaatcagaatttttggttttgaacattaaggacaatgttgaggttaagtgtgggggagcatttagtatcataTTATTTGCATATACACATAAATAAATAacactctttgatttcttgcattcttgatgaattcatattttggagttacttatgagctatttagaatgacactctaaaccttttcaggttgaaacagttcttacggctatagattgagttccactttattgttctaaaattttcaaatatatatgttcaatattgaatgtgaaactaagatatggtagtcgtttgaaagattcatcctcgcaattaatcattactgaatcactttctttttatttttgcagctatatatttctctaaagtgatttggtgggatcctgatactgccgtggatgttgtagcaaggtaatcattagTTGAGTTTATAAAATCTCCATAATACAATTGTATTACACTCATAAAAAGTgagacggaaaaaaaaaaaaaaacatatataagactcctcttcatttatcgacacttggatggcaatacgtgtgaaacgttgtccctgtctccgtcgcctaagcaagtgtggaacgcaagatccaaggaaactatcacgtatttgctgaaaaggaacatgctcttagaatatctaatcatatagtcgataaaaataaaaaccatatcatcattatatagcaagtcaaaaagactatttatgaggttcttgacgcttagatagcagtatgtgtgaaacattgtccctgtctccgtcgcctaagaaagcatggagtgcaggatccaaggcaactatcacatacttgctgaaaagaaacatgcgcttagagtatctaatcgtgtggtcaagttaaatgggtacttctctcaactattgcgctataaaaaaatatcctttgacgacattcacacaagtattgtgggtaacatctttcacttaagtcaacatttgcacacttcacttttctatttccattatcTTATCTATCcttgtgatttcagtatgcgagtgttctGACAAACGTTGcaagtacaatgactatcttagtaaagttttgcaatcaggttgaatgacatACGTAAGCAAtttcttatgtgtgatgattggaatgtatgtgggatgtttgcatctaaagaacatatgcaagctaattatttggatttttactctgtgtctatccttagtggttcttccaaggcgataaattggagtaggttttgtgggtatacctcttgtaagccctcacaagattataactcgtccactagggacacctaggggtttaaaggcctattattcatgctaagagtaattgTATAGTCACGAGatagagttgttgtatttaggattagttttatttagttttctcgaggactagcaaaatctaagtgtgggggaatttgataagtgcataattcctatgattttagtgtccattccatacttgttttagctattattcttgcatattttcgtattattactttggttttctcttatttgtctcaattaggtgaatcatccaaaaaggagctacaaagtgctgaaaatatctatgaagagaagtattccaagcatCCAAGTTCCCAagcccaagagaagtggaagaagtgcgacgaaaaggagcaaaacacacataatcaagagaagggccaaagaccgatcttaactcattcaaattaatgaTTTATAGTCATAATCTTTAAtagaatttaaatataaaaataattcaaaaagaatgaggtcattccgagttcggatgaagaagttgtggccaaaacaatctCTTATTGAATACCAAAGACAGTGAAGtacgcgaactaggttcgcatacataattccgaaaatttctgatggattttgaagttcgcggactgggttcgcgcacttagcaaataggaaacgtgtattcactccttggaagacctaagggcacATTTGGATTCgctatttcgggtcgggttcttgacaAAACTAAATatgtgaaggccaagcaatgtaaacctataaaaaggtattaggttatgtgaaatagAATCACATCATCAAGAAGtcacgaaattgttagggtttggagagaagaaacatcatacggagcgattatcaatcgtaacgttatctctttacttttctcatatatatatatatcatggatgtttctacatccatgagtagataaacacctattgattgaggatgaattctaagttgtaaacaagatttgagttattatattaatctactttgaagttcttcatatgattatcgtctgcCTATACTGTTATGAAAAttgatgattgattgatagattgtttaggtggtaaactaaattgatttgttgattcagtctgttgctagtattgagttaggagataggtaatcgtcgaataacttgtacacaaatagagaacacaaaaccttgcagagagattatgtggagcgattgtgtgtataaacaacataccttgatctaagagtctaactagtaggatcaatctataaattcactaaagataaagcattcgattggattacaccttgagtgatatactacttggtggttcattgaatagaatctggtaggcgagaacttatgtatccagtgatataaggaatttaaaggataacactgatctagctgttattccacggttggtgataatatatgattaacgacgagtaggaaaCTATAATAATttattgacggtttattaacgaagaaggattcctcgatcatatctctctccattgattacaatacaactttttttttctttgattatttactttgttcacaatctaaaaacaaaacccccctttgtgacactttgacaactaaaactcattgctcttcgtgggaacgatccttacttccattatattaccagttaattgtctggaaataagattattaattttattgcacttacgacatgcatcagttacagatgccaagagaaagttttccaaagaaatttcctatagggcaatttttaaggatcaaacaaacacaaacttattaggtttatagtgtttgcctgctctgataccaactgaaaatgcgggggtctaacaaccatacccaacaattcgtttggcaatatgagaggacttactccaatacaatttctagagaatcaactagacagtcagactcaatctagaataaagtatatcaaagagtttaatatctctaactcttaattcaatccgcaatcagcaaatagaaatctgcgagcccgattgaataataggagtaacttgaacggtaccaaagaccaatgttcaagtgtcaatcaatgtaaatcaacaacccaaggttgtatattctaattgattgatcttaacgcacaaccagtgatatttcaattatataacaaaatataatgcagaaaagaaataacacagacacttgaattttgttaacgaggaaaccgcaaatgcataaaaaccttgggacctagtccagattgaactccacattgtattaatccgctacagacactagcctactaccaattaacttcggactggactgtagttgaaccctaatcaatctcacactgattcaaggtacagttgtgctccttatgtctctgatcccagcaggatattacgcacttgattccttagatgatctcacccacaactaagagtttatacgacccaaagtcgaagacttgatagacaaatatgtctcacgcagaaaaatctataggattgaataaatctgtctcccacagaagtacccaagagtttttgttccgtcttttgataaatcaaggttaacatgaaccaattgataaaccggacttatattcccgaagaacagcctattattatcaatcacctcacaataaacttaatcgactagcgaaacaagttattgtggaatcacaaacgatgagacgaagtctgtttgtgattacttttctatctttcctatcgtagatataaaatctcgagctaattatttcaattgcactcaacacgatagaaacaacaagatcagatcatgcaactacaaagataatagttgggtctgtcttcacaatcccaatgaagtgttcaagttgttaacctacagggtctcgagaagaaacctaaggttaaagaagaatcgactctagttatgcaactagtaacacacaagaagtgtggggattagttttccaagttgctagagttcacctttttatagttttcaaatcagggtttgcaatccaagttaccttggtaacaaagcattcaataatcaccattagatgaaaaacctgattcaaccaagctaatatctttcaactgttagatcgaacttagcttgttacacacaaatgaaatgtaccctcatttaggtttatctaaccgtacctaaacgtgcacaccaagttggttcacaaatagttaaccgaggttagccatatgattactctcatatcaaccttattcgtcttaaccataactagttcaaatgactcaaatgaaactagttaaagatttgttcaattttttagaaaacacaattgaaaccaaatcggtttgactcacttgaatcaatcatggac includes the following:
- the LOC113291461 gene encoding uncharacterized protein LOC113291461: MICCDGASFGNPGQAGSGVVFRDASSEVLGVLCVGLGWQTNFYAEVCAIIYGAIVAKRCNMRSICIRYDSKSSRKAFQKGELPWQLVQKWKIAKSYYNNVRYIHSYREVNFSADASAKQACLLVEDIFEFYEGRLGFIPSVEWPGRVYYRFK